The DNA segment GCCGGGCCAGCGGCCTGTTCGCCAATGACGAGGCGCTGGCGTCTGAACTCCTGAAATGCGGCGGGATTTCCGGCGACCGCGTCTGGCAACTGCCGCTGTGGGACGCCGACGCCGAGCTTTTCCCGGGGCTGGACCCCGAGGCCGGCCCGGCGGAAGACTGCGCCGACGAGGCGCTCGCCGTCGTCAGCAGCCTGGCGCGCTCGGCCGCCTACCCCTGGGCGCATCTGGACATCTCGGGCACGGCCTCGACCATCGGCGCGTTGCGCTCTTCGACGGGGCGGCCCGTCCCGCTCCTGGCCGAGTTCCTGATCGGGCGCGCCCGCGCTACGCCGCACTGAACCTTTCCACCCCCCCGCACCCGTATGGAGCTTTCCCCATGAGCGATCTCGTTTTCATCGCCTTCCCGACCGAGCAGAAGGCGGAGGAGGTGCGGCAGAAGGTGCTGTCGCTTCAGCGCGAATATCTGATCGAGCTCGGCGACGCCGTCGTCGTGGTCAAGAACGACAAGGGCGAGGTCAAGCTCAACCAGATGATCAACCTGACCACGGCGGGCGCCGCCTCCGGCGCGCTGTGGGGCACGCTGATCGGCTTCATTTTCCTGGCGCCGCTGGTCGGCACCGCGATCGGCGCGGCCTCGGGCGCGCTCAGCGGCAAGTTCAGCGACATCGGCATCAACGACCAGTTCATGAAGGACGCGGCCTCCGCGCTGCAGCCGGGCACGGCGGGCCTGTTCCTGCTGATCCGCAAGATGACGACCGACAAGGTGCTCGCCGACCTGCGCGGCAGCGGCGGCACCCTGATCAAGACCTCCTTCGACGAGACGAAGGAGGCCGAGCTGCGCGAGGCGCTCTCGGCGGTGACGGCCGCCGGACCGGCGGCGTGAGCCCGGACTGGAGCCTGGCGCCGGAGGCCGCCTGGGCGACCACGACCGGCCGCCTCGACGATTTCCGCCCCCTGCTTCCGGCGGAGGAGGAAATCGTCGCCAGGCTCCAGTCCGGCACCTTCGACAAGCTCGGCGACGGCGTGCTGCCGGCCGAGCCGGACCCGGCCAGGACCGTGCGGGCCGCCTTCCTGCGCTTCCTGATCCTGGGGGGAGAGCCCGGCTGCCGGCCGCATGAGAAGGGCGTCCTCGTCCGGGGCGCCTGGATCGAGGGCGGGCTCGATCTCGAAGCCTGCCGCATTTACCGCGACATCGGGCTGAACGACTGCCGTTTCGAGGCGGTGCCGAACCTGCGCGCCGCCATCATCAGCCGCCTCTTCCTCGACGGCTCGCGGCTGCCGGGCCTGCAGGCCGAGCGGCTCGAGGCGCGCGGCGGGATCTATCTGCGCGGGGCCGAGGTCGAGGGCGTGATCAATCTCGACCAGGCCCGCCTCGGCGGCAATCTCCAATGCGACGGGGCCGCGATCCGCAACCGGAGCGACCATGCCCTGCTCGGCCGCAGCCTCGAGGTGCGCAACGTGCTGCTGCGCGGCGCGACGCTGCGCGGCGGCCTCAATCTCTCCGGCGCGGTGCTGGCGGCGGACCTCGACCTCACCGGGGCGAGCGTCTCCGTGGCCGAGCGGCATGCGCTCGATGCCAGCACGATCTCCTGCCACGGCAGCGTCCTGCTCAAGAGCGCGCGCTTCGAGGGCGAGGTCGCCCTGACCGGCTCCGACATCGCCGGCGACCTCGACTGCTCCGGCGCCGTCGTCGAGAATCCGGGAGCCATCGCCGTCCAGGCGAGCCGGGTCGTGGTCAAGGGCGCCTTCTTCCTGCGGCGCGAGGCCAGGCTCGACGGCACGCTCGACCTTACCGGCGCCTCGTTCGGAACGATCCACGACGAGGCGGCCTCCTGGCCCAAGCCCGGCGAGCTGCTGCTCAACCGCTGCCTCTACGGCGCCTTCATCGGCGGGCCGGTCGATGCCGAAAGCCGGCTCGACTGGCTCGCGCGCCAGGCGCCCGAGCGCTGGGGCGAGGATTTCTGGCCGCAGCCCTATGAGCAGCTCGCCGCGGTGTTCCGCGAGACCGGGCATGGCGAGGACGCCGCCGCCGTGCTCGTCGTCAAGGAGAAACTGCAGCGCCGGGCGCGGCGGGCGCGCACGCACAATCCCGTCTGGCGCGGGCTCCTCCTCGTCGGGGACGGCATCCTCGCGATCACGGTCGGCTATGGCCGCAGGCCGCTCTTCGCGCTGGTCTGGCTCGTGTTCTTCTGGCTCACGGGCGTGGCGGTCTTCGCCTATGCCGAGGGCCAGGGCGCGGTGATGCCCAACAGCGCGGTCGTGCTGCGCGCGCCGGAATGGACCTTGTGCGGCATCGGGCCGGACGAGAGCCGGACGCTGGTGGCCAGCGGGCCGTCGCGAGGGCTGGCAGTGCCGGGGCAGACCCAGCTCGCCTGCTTCCGCCAGCGCTGGGAGGCGTCCAGCTATCCCGCCTTCAGCCCATGGATGTATTCGCTCGACACGCTGCTGCCGGTGCTCGATATGGGGCAGCGCACCTTCTGGCGGCCGAATCCCGGCAAGCCCGGGGGGCGTGGCGCGATGGGGTATTTCTATTTCCAATCGGTCGTCGGCTGGGCCTTGAGCCTCCTCGCGGTCGCGGGTTTCTCGGGGCTGGTGAAATCGCCGTGAGGCGCCCGGTCCCAGCAGCAAAGGTGATGTCGTGAGCAAGACGCCTGTTTCCTCCAGCCGGGCCGCGGGTGCGGGCAAGGCGCAGCGCGAGCCGCTCAACATCGACCTCGCCCTCCAGGGCGGCGGCGCGCACGGCGCCTTCACCTGGGGCGTGCTCAGCCGGATCCTCGAGGAGGACTGGCTGACGATCGAGGCGATCTCCGGCACCTCGGCCGGGGCGATGAACGCCGCCGTGCTGGCGTCCGGCTATGCCCGGGGCGGGCGCGCCGGGGCCCGCGAGGCGCTGGACCGGTACTGGCGCAAGGTCTCCGACGCGGGGCGCTTCAGCCCGTTCCAGCGCACGCCGCTCGACATGCTGCTCGGGCGCTGGACGCTCGATTCCTCGCCGCTCTTCGTGGCGATGGACATGATGTCGCGCGTGGTCTCGCCCTACAGCCTCAACCCGGCCGGCGTGAATCCGCTGATGGACATCCTCGCCGAGGAGATCGACTTCGACGCCATCGCCAGTGGCCCGATCAAGCTCTTCATCTCCGCGACGAACGTGAGGACCGGGCGCAACCGCGTCTTCCGCAACGGCGAGATCACGCCGCAGGTGCTGCTCGCCTCGGCCTGCCTGCCGACCCTGTTCCAGGCGGTCGAGATCGACGGAGAGAGCTATTGGGACGGCGGCTATTCCGGCAACCCGACCATGACCCCGCTGATCAAGGACAGCACGGCGAGCGACACCATCCTCGTCCAGATCAACCCGGTCGAGCGGCCGGGCACGCCGCGGCTGGCGCGCGACATCCTGAACCGTCTCAACGAGGTCTCCTTCAACGCGGTCCTGCTGAAGGAGCTCAGGATGATGGCGCTCCTGCAGCGCGAGGCGCTGACCAAGGGCAGCGAGGCCGCGCGCTGGGCGCGCATGCGGATGCACCGCATCACCAGCGACGCGATGATCGACCTCGGCTACTCCTCGAAGCTCAACGCCGAATGGGAGTTCTTCACCATGCTCCATGACGAGGGCCGGCGCTCCGCCGAGGCGTTCTATCGCGAGCACAGCGACGCGATCGGCAAGAGCTCGACGCTCGATCTCCTCGAATTCACCGAGGGGATCTGACGATGGCTTCGCGGGAGGATACCGCATCGGGAGGGGCGATGACGGCGGGCAAGATCCATCATGCCGCGCAGGTGACGGTCGCCGCGATCCTGGTGATCGCGGCCCTGTCGATCGCGAGCTCGGTCTTCGCGCCGGTCGCTTTCGCTCTGTTCATCGTGGCGCTGGTCTGGCCGCTGCAGAAGGCGTTGCAGGGCGCGCTGCCGCGGCTCGTCGCGCTGGCCGTCAGCGTCGTCGTGATGATCGTCGCCTTCGTCGGCTTCGGCTCGCTGATCATCTGGGCCTTCGGCCGTGTCGGGCGCTGGATCGTCAGCGACGCCGCCCGCTTCCAGAGCTTCTACGACCAGACGACGACCTGGCTCGAAGGGCACGGGATCGTGGTCGCAGGGGCCTGGTCGGAGACCTTCAGCGTCTCCTGGATGCTGCGCCTGGCGCAGACCGTCACCGGCCGGCTGAACAGCACGGTGAGCTTCTGGCTGGTGGTGCTCGTCTATGTCCTGCTCGGGCTCTTGGAGGTCGATGATTTCGAGCGCAAGCTCAAATGCATGCGCAGCCGCGGCACCGGCGAGATCCTGCTGCGCGGCAGCATGGCGACGGGCGCCAAGATCCGGCGCTACATGCTGGTCAGGACGGCGATGAGCATCATCACCGGCGCGCTGGTATGGGCCTTCGCCCGGGCCGTCGGGCTGCCGCTCGCCGAAGAATGGGGCTTCATCGCCTTTTCGCTGAACTATATCCCGTTCCTGGGGCCGCTCATCGCCACGGTCTTCCCGACCGCGTTCGCGATGACCCAGTTCGGCTCCTGGGGTGCGGTGGTCGCGGTCTTCGCCTGCCTCAACCTGATCCAGTTCGTCGTCGGCAGCTATGTCGAGCCGCGGGTCGCCGGCAACGCGCTCGCGATCTCGCCGGTGGTCGTGCTGTTCTCGGTGTTCTTCTGGAGCTATCTGTGGGGCGTGTTCGGGGCCTTCATCGGCGTGCCGATCACCATCGCGCTCCTGACCTTCTGCGCGCTGCATCCTTCGACGCTGTGGCTCGCCGAGATCTTCGGCTCGCCGCACAAGGACGAGCCTGCGGCTTAGCCGGCGGGCTCGATCACGATGCGCTGCGGCTGAAGCAGCGCGAGCCCGCCGGGCGCCGCCGCCAGCGTGTGGATGTAGAACGCGGTCGGCTCGGCGTCGGTCGCATCCATCACCGGGGACGGCGCCGAGACGATCTTCAGCGCGCCGCAGCGGCCGATCCAGTCGATATGACGGTGGCCGTGCATCGCGACCATGCGGGCCGAGACCGGCCGCAGCAGCCTGAGCAGGCGGCTGCCGTTGATCAGCGCGGTTCCGATCCGCTCGGAGAAGGCCTTCGCCGGCTGCGGATATTCCACCGGGTGGTGGTGCAGCGCCAGGATCCAGCGCGCCTGCGGATGGGCGCGGGTCACGGCGAGGATCGCCTGCATGTCCTCCTCGGCGACGAGGCCGAGCGCGTTGGTGAAGGAGAAATGCGCCTCCGCGTTCGAGTTCAGCAGCACGACGCCGAGCCCGTCCGGCTCGGCCGGCGGCAGCACCATCGGGAAGGCGCCGTTCCAGAGCGCGGAAAGCCCGATCGACAGGCGCCGGCTGCCCGAATCGGCGAAGGCGGAGATCCGGGCGCGATGCGGCTCGAGCGCGGAAGCGAGGCTGCCGGCGAGGCGGCGGCGGCTTTCGTCGAAGACCTGCACACGCTCTCCCTGCACGGCGGCGATGACCGAGAGCGTGCGCATCTGGCGCAGGCGCGCGCCCGGGCTGCCGGGAAGCTCCAGCCGGGCGGGATTGGCGCGGTCGACGATGTTGACGTCGTGGTTGCCGGGCAGGATCAGGCAGCGCGCCGCGAGGGCGGGATGGCGCGCCATCGCGTCGAGGAACTCGGCCCATTCGGCCGAGCGGCCGGCATCGGTCATGTCGCCGGTGACGAGCAGCAGGTCGAGCGGCTCGTCGCGGTGGATGGCGTCCAGGCGGTCGAGCACCTGAAGGAAGCGCTCGTTGCCGCGCGGGCCGGCGCGCCCGCTCTCGATCCGGAAGCCGTAGCGCTCGCCCACGACATGCACGTCGGAGAGATGGGCGACGCGCCAGCGCCGCGCCGAGGGCGGCGCGCCGTCGAAGCCGGAAAGATCGCGCGGCTGCTCCATCAGCCCGTCGGCGAAGCCCCAGAGCAGCGAGGCCGCCGCGAGATAAAGCGACATCAGCACGACGGCGTTGGCGAGCGCCGGCAGGACGAGCCGGACGGGATCGGCGAAATCGGCGAGGCCGCCGGACCAGCGCGTCGCCGGCCAGACCAGCGCGGCGATGGCGCCCGCGGCGAGGCAGCCCAGCAGCCCCGCTCCAAAGGCGCTGCCGGCCCGCCAGCTAGCCCGCCGGCTCGCGCTCGTTCCTGCCGGGATGACGAACTCGGCGAGATGCTGCAGGCCCTCGCGGCACAGCGCATAGCCGGGCTGCACCACGAGCGCGTTCAGCGACCAGAAGCTGGTCTCCACGATGCGGAAGAGCGGGCGCACGCCAAACCAGCCGACGAGGCCGATGAGCGCGAGCAGGGCAAGCGAGCCGAGCCCGGCGAGCTCGGCGAGGTGGCCCGAGACCGAGGCGACCCAGGCGCTGGCGGCCAGCGGCGCGGCGCCGAGCAGCAGGCTCGGCAGCAGCATGCCGATGAGCCAGGCAAGCGCGAGCTTGGGCAGGCTGATCTCGCCGAGCAGGCTGCCGGCGATGGCGATCAGCGAGCGCTTCTTGGTGCTGCTCGCATCGTCCTCGGCATCGCCGTCGCGCGGTTCGATGATCATCGGCGTGGCGGCGTGGCCGGGTGGCAGGCCGGGATGGGCGAAGGCGCGGGCGGCAGCATGGGGTCCCCGGAAAGAACAAGCGGTCATCCTGCGCATATCCGGCCGGCAGCCGCCAGACAGGGCGGCGAGAATGGGACGCCACGCACAATCATGAGACGCCGGGCTGATGTTGCCGTGAGATGCGGAGGCTACCGTGCTGCGAACATGCGGCGGACGGAGACGATGGATGGAGCGGCCGCGGCCGACGACGTGCGGCTTCCGGCGCTCGCGATCCGGGGGCTGTGCCTGCTCGGGCTGTGGGTGATCCTGATCGGCCCCGCGCCGGCGGATTTGCCCGTCGGGCTCGCCGCCAGCGCCGCGGGCGTCTGGGCGAGCGCCCGGCTTTGGCCGGCGGGCGGAAGGCTGTCGCCGCTCGGGCTCTTGCGCTTCCTGCTGCGCTTCCTGCCGCAATCCGTGGTCGCGGGGCTCGACGTGGCACGCCGCGCCTTCGCGCGCGAGCCGAACCTGCGGCCGGGCTTCGCCCGCTGCCGCTCCGCGATTCCGGCCGGCCTCGCGCGGGACACCGCCTGCGCCGTGATGAGCCTGCAGCCGGGCAAGCTGCCGGTCGCCGTCGACGAGGACGGAACCCTGCTGATCCATTGCCTCGATCTCGGCGAGCCCGTGGCCGAGCAGGTCGCAGCCGACGAGGCGGCGTTCCGGCAGATCCTCGCAGCGGAGGCGCGCGATGGCTGACGCCCTGCCCGCCGTCCTGTCCGGCGCAGCGCTTTTCATCCTGGTGGTGACGGCCATCGCGCTGTGGCGCGTCCTGCGCTCCGGCATCGCGGCGGAGCGGATGATGGCGGTGCAACTGCTCGGGACCGGCGGAGCGGCCGTCCTGCTGCTCATCGGAGCCGCGACGGCGGCCGCCGCGGCGAGCGACGTCGCGCTGCTGCTGACGCTGTTCGCGGCCTTTTCCTGCGTGGCCTTCGCGCTCGGCAGCGACGGGGAGGGCGGGGACCGCGCCTCGCCGGAGGACCGGCCATGAGCATGGGCCTGCTCGCCGACATCGCCACCATCGTCCTGGTCTCAGCCGGCGCGCTGTTGTTTCTGGCCGGCGCGCTCGGGCTCCTGCGGTTTCCCGATTCCCTGAGCCGGCTGCATGCGATCAGCAAGGCCGACAATCTCGGGCTCGGGCTGATCGTGCTCGGCCTCATGCCGCAGGCGGGGAGCATCGCGGGCGGCCTGAAGCTCGTCTGCGTCTGGCTGCTGGCGCAGCTTTCGGCCGCGACGGCGAGCCAGCTCCTGGCGCGGGCCCTCCAGCGCGACAGAACCCGGCCATGATGGCGCTTCTCGACCTTTCGCTCGCCGCGCTCCTGCTGCTGCTGGCGCTCGGCGTCGTCGCCGAGCGGCAGGAGCGCGGCGCGATCATCGCCTTCCTCGCCTTCGGGCTGATGCTCGGGCTCGCCTGGCTCAGGCTCGCCGCGCCCGATGTCGCCCTGACCGAGATCGCCATCGGCGGCGGCGTGACCGGCATCCTCCTGCTGCGGGCGGAAGCCGCGCTGCGCGGGCGGGGCAAGACGGAGGAGCCGCTCAGGCGCACCGGCAGGCTCGCCGTCGCCGTGGCTTGCGCCATGATCTCGGCCGGGCTCGGCTACGCCGTGCTGCGCTTCGCCACGCCGGCCCCGACGCTGGCGCCGGCCGCGGCCGAAGCGCTGCCGGCTACCGAGCTCGGCAATCCCGTCACCGCCGTCCTGCTCGCCTATCGCGCGCTCGACACGCTCCTGGAGAAGGTCGTCGTCCTGCTGGCGCTGATCGGGGTCTGGTCGCTGGCGCCCGACGGCCTCTGGGGCGGCGCGCCCGTGGTGAAGCCCGCCGCCGTGCCCGCGCCGCTCGCCTGGCTCGCGCGCGTGCTGCCGCCCTTCGGCGTCGTGATCGGAATCTACATGTTCTGGGTCGGCGCCGACGCACCCGGCGGCACCTTCCAGGCCGGCACCGTGCTCGCCGCGATGTGGCTCCTGGTGACGATGGCCGGGCTCTACCCCGCCCCCGATACGGGCGCGCGGCTGCCCCGCCTGCTGCTCGCCGGCGGCCCGGTGCTGTTTTTAGGTATAGCCTTTCTCGGCTTCGTCTTCGCGGAGGGGTTCCTGGCCTATCCCGAGGGGCTGGCGAAGCCGCTGATCGTGGCGATCGAGGCGGCATTGACCCTCTCCGTCGCGGCGGCGCTCGCCCTGCTGGTCGCAGGGCCGGCCCGGAAGGCGCCGGCGCGATGACGGCGCTGCTTCAGCCCGCCATCCTGTTCGGCCTCACCGGCGCGGCGCTCGTCGGCATCGGGCTTTTCGCCGTGGTCACCCAACCCGGGCTGCTCAGGCGCATCGTCGGCTGCAACATCCTCGGCGCCGGCATCTTCCTGGTCTTCGGCGCCGTCGCCAGGCGCGGGGCCGGGGCCGGCTTCGAGGCCGACCCGGTGCCGCAGGCGCTGGTGATCACCGGCATCGTCGTCGCCTTTTCGGCGAGCGCGCTCGCCATCGCCCTGCTGAAGCGGCTCTCCGAGATCACCATCGGCGAGGG comes from the Bosea sp. (in: a-proteobacteria) genome and includes:
- a CDS encoding DUF1269 domain-containing protein; translated protein: MSDLVFIAFPTEQKAEEVRQKVLSLQREYLIELGDAVVVVKNDKGEVKLNQMINLTTAGAASGALWGTLIGFIFLAPLVGTAIGAASGALSGKFSDIGINDQFMKDAASALQPGTAGLFLLIRKMTTDKVLADLRGSGGTLIKTSFDETKEAELREALSAVTAAGPAA
- a CDS encoding patatin-like phospholipase family protein, which codes for MSKTPVSSSRAAGAGKAQREPLNIDLALQGGGAHGAFTWGVLSRILEEDWLTIEAISGTSAGAMNAAVLASGYARGGRAGAREALDRYWRKVSDAGRFSPFQRTPLDMLLGRWTLDSSPLFVAMDMMSRVVSPYSLNPAGVNPLMDILAEEIDFDAIASGPIKLFISATNVRTGRNRVFRNGEITPQVLLASACLPTLFQAVEIDGESYWDGGYSGNPTMTPLIKDSTASDTILVQINPVERPGTPRLARDILNRLNEVSFNAVLLKELRMMALLQREALTKGSEAARWARMRMHRITSDAMIDLGYSSKLNAEWEFFTMLHDEGRRSAEAFYREHSDAIGKSSTLDLLEFTEGI
- a CDS encoding AI-2E family transporter: MTAGKIHHAAQVTVAAILVIAALSIASSVFAPVAFALFIVALVWPLQKALQGALPRLVALAVSVVVMIVAFVGFGSLIIWAFGRVGRWIVSDAARFQSFYDQTTTWLEGHGIVVAGAWSETFSVSWMLRLAQTVTGRLNSTVSFWLVVLVYVLLGLLEVDDFERKLKCMRSRGTGEILLRGSMATGAKIRRYMLVRTAMSIITGALVWAFARAVGLPLAEEWGFIAFSLNYIPFLGPLIATVFPTAFAMTQFGSWGAVVAVFACLNLIQFVVGSYVEPRVAGNALAISPVVVLFSVFFWSYLWGVFGAFIGVPITIALLTFCALHPSTLWLAEIFGSPHKDEPAA
- a CDS encoding metallophosphoesterase, producing MTACSFRGPHAAARAFAHPGLPPGHAATPMIIEPRDGDAEDDASSTKKRSLIAIAGSLLGEISLPKLALAWLIGMLLPSLLLGAAPLAASAWVASVSGHLAELAGLGSLALLALIGLVGWFGVRPLFRIVETSFWSLNALVVQPGYALCREGLQHLAEFVIPAGTSASRRASWRAGSAFGAGLLGCLAAGAIAALVWPATRWSGGLADFADPVRLVLPALANAVVLMSLYLAAASLLWGFADGLMEQPRDLSGFDGAPPSARRWRVAHLSDVHVVGERYGFRIESGRAGPRGNERFLQVLDRLDAIHRDEPLDLLLVTGDMTDAGRSAEWAEFLDAMARHPALAARCLILPGNHDVNIVDRANPARLELPGSPGARLRQMRTLSVIAAVQGERVQVFDESRRRLAGSLASALEPHRARISAFADSGSRRLSIGLSALWNGAFPMVLPPAEPDGLGVVLLNSNAEAHFSFTNALGLVAEEDMQAILAVTRAHPQARWILALHHHPVEYPQPAKAFSERIGTALINGSRLLRLLRPVSARMVAMHGHRHIDWIGRCGALKIVSAPSPVMDATDAEPTAFYIHTLAAAPGGLALLQPQRIVIEPAG
- a CDS encoding Na+/H+ antiporter subunit E, with the protein product MDGAAAADDVRLPALAIRGLCLLGLWVILIGPAPADLPVGLAASAAGVWASARLWPAGGRLSPLGLLRFLLRFLPQSVVAGLDVARRAFAREPNLRPGFARCRSAIPAGLARDTACAVMSLQPGKLPVAVDEDGTLLIHCLDLGEPVAEQVAADEAAFRQILAAEARDG
- a CDS encoding monovalent cation/H+ antiporter complex subunit F; its protein translation is MADALPAVLSGAALFILVVTAIALWRVLRSGIAAERMMAVQLLGTGGAAVLLLIGAATAAAAASDVALLLTLFAAFSCVAFALGSDGEGGDRASPEDRP
- a CDS encoding monovalent cation/H(+) antiporter subunit G produces the protein MSMGLLADIATIVLVSAGALLFLAGALGLLRFPDSLSRLHAISKADNLGLGLIVLGLMPQAGSIAGGLKLVCVWLLAQLSAATASQLLARALQRDRTRP
- a CDS encoding hydrogenase subunit MbhD domain-containing protein, whose amino-acid sequence is MMALLDLSLAALLLLLALGVVAERQERGAIIAFLAFGLMLGLAWLRLAAPDVALTEIAIGGGVTGILLLRAEAALRGRGKTEEPLRRTGRLAVAVACAMISAGLGYAVLRFATPAPTLAPAAAEALPATELGNPVTAVLLAYRALDTLLEKVVVLLALIGVWSLAPDGLWGGAPVVKPAAVPAPLAWLARVLPPFGVVIGIYMFWVGADAPGGTFQAGTVLAAMWLLVTMAGLYPAPDTGARLPRLLLAGGPVLFLGIAFLGFVFAEGFLAYPEGLAKPLIVAIEAALTLSVAAALALLVAGPARKAPAR
- a CDS encoding NADH-quinone oxidoreductase subunit K, with protein sequence MTALLQPAILFGLTGAALVGIGLFAVVTQPGLLRRIVGCNILGAGIFLVFGAVARRGAGAGFEADPVPQALVITGIVVAFSASALAIALLKRLSEITIGEGADAGGPEGGA